A genomic region of Chlorobaculum parvum NCIB 8327 contains the following coding sequences:
- the ilvB gene encoding biosynthetic-type acetolactate synthase large subunit, with product MHTNGEKLNGSEIFFESLRRENVDYIFGYPGGALLKVYETLHDVEDIKHILVRHEQGATHMAEGYARATGRPGVVLVTSGPGATNTVTGIANAYMDSSPMVVFTGQVPSSLIGNDAFQEADIVGITRPITKHNFLVKDVKELASTIRKAFFLATHGRPGPVLVDMPKDVLNAICTFEWPESVEIRGFKPTIKCHTNQVQKAAKMIAKAKRPLFYVGGGIITAEASEELRKLAIEQQIPVTMTLNGLGAFPGDHPLSMGMLGMHGTYWANQAVNSCDLLIAVGARFDDRVTGKIDTFATQAHIIHNDIDPTNVDKNIKVDLPVVGDSKDFLASLLEAMPKGKEDRSEWLDQIEGWRKQCPMDYTIEPDSLKTEFVIDEVSKKTNGHAVIITDVGQHQMWTAQYYKFTEPRSIITSGGLGTMGYGLPACIGAAFGVTDRPVILFTGDGGLMMNIQELVTAVHNKLPVKLFLINNSYLGMVRQWQELFHQEKYTFTDLEESNPDFVKVAEAFGCKALRADNPESAKKAIDEALAYNDGPILVEFKVIRKDMVFPMVPAGASISDMLLARLNPKTMV from the coding sequence ATGCATACAAATGGAGAGAAACTGAACGGATCCGAAATATTTTTCGAGTCCCTGCGGCGTGAAAACGTCGACTACATCTTTGGCTACCCCGGCGGGGCATTGCTGAAGGTCTACGAAACCCTGCACGATGTCGAGGACATCAAACACATCCTCGTTCGCCACGAGCAGGGCGCGACCCACATGGCCGAGGGCTATGCCCGCGCCACCGGCAGACCCGGCGTCGTGCTGGTCACCTCCGGCCCCGGCGCGACCAATACGGTCACCGGCATCGCCAACGCCTACATGGACTCCTCGCCGATGGTGGTTTTCACTGGCCAGGTGCCAAGCTCGCTGATCGGCAACGATGCATTCCAGGAGGCTGACATCGTCGGCATCACCCGTCCGATCACCAAGCACAACTTTCTGGTCAAGGATGTGAAGGAGCTGGCCTCGACCATCCGCAAGGCCTTTTTCCTGGCCACTCACGGACGTCCCGGCCCTGTGCTGGTCGATATGCCGAAGGATGTGCTTAACGCGATCTGCACCTTCGAGTGGCCGGAGAGCGTTGAAATCCGCGGCTTCAAGCCGACCATCAAGTGCCACACCAACCAGGTGCAGAAGGCAGCCAAAATGATTGCCAAGGCCAAGCGCCCGCTCTTCTACGTCGGCGGCGGCATCATCACAGCTGAAGCATCAGAAGAGCTGCGCAAGCTGGCCATCGAGCAGCAAATTCCGGTCACCATGACCCTGAACGGCCTCGGCGCGTTCCCCGGAGACCATCCGCTCTCGATGGGTATGCTGGGCATGCACGGCACCTACTGGGCTAACCAGGCGGTCAATTCGTGCGACCTGTTGATCGCTGTCGGTGCGCGTTTTGACGACCGCGTCACCGGCAAAATTGACACCTTTGCCACGCAGGCCCACATCATCCACAACGACATCGACCCGACCAACGTCGATAAAAACATCAAGGTCGATCTGCCGGTCGTGGGTGACTCGAAGGATTTCCTCGCCTCGCTGCTTGAAGCGATGCCCAAAGGAAAAGAGGATCGTAGCGAATGGCTCGACCAGATCGAGGGCTGGCGCAAGCAGTGCCCGATGGATTACACCATCGAGCCCGATTCGCTCAAGACCGAGTTCGTCATCGACGAGGTTTCCAAAAAGACCAACGGCCACGCCGTGATCATCACCGACGTCGGCCAGCACCAGATGTGGACGGCGCAGTACTACAAGTTCACTGAACCGCGCTCGATCATCACCAGTGGCGGACTCGGCACGATGGGCTACGGCCTGCCGGCCTGCATCGGCGCAGCATTCGGCGTCACCGACCGCCCGGTGATTCTCTTCACCGGTGACGGCGGCCTGATGATGAACATTCAGGAGCTGGTCACGGCGGTGCACAACAAGCTGCCGGTCAAGCTCTTCCTGATCAACAACAGCTATCTCGGCATGGTGCGCCAGTGGCAGGAGCTGTTCCACCAGGAGAAGTACACCTTCACCGATCTGGAGGAGAGCAACCCCGACTTCGTCAAAGTCGCCGAAGCATTCGGCTGCAAGGCTCTGCGCGCCGATAATCCGGAGTCGGCAAAGAAGGCCATCGATGAAGCGCTCGCCTACAACGATGGGCCGATTCTGGTCGAGTTCAAGGTTATCCGCAAGGATATGGTGTTCCCGATGGTGCCCGCCGGCGCGTCGATCTCCGACATGCTGCTGGCCAGGCTGAATCCAAAAACAATGGTTTAA
- the ilvD gene encoding dihydroxy-acid dehydratase, with protein MRSDTIKKGFEKAPHRSLLKATGAISTRDDYSKPFIGICNSFNELIPGHAHLQELGRIAKEAVREAGGVPFEFNTIGVCDGIAMGHVGMRYSLASRELIADSVETVVEAHRLDGLVCIPNCDKITPGMMMGALRTNVPVIFVSGGPMSAGHTPSGKTVDLISVFEAVGQCSTGEITEDELQTIEECGCPGCGSCSGMFTANSMNCLCEALGFALPGNGTILAADPRRNELVKAAAGRIVDLVNKDVRPRSILSRQSMLNAFALDLAMGGSTNTILHTLAIASEAELEFDFSELNDLSAKTPYICKVSPATTEVHIEDVDRAGGISAILKELSKVEGLLDLSAPTVTGKTLGENIADAEVLDRSVIRSVEEPYSATGGLAVLYGNLAPNGSVVKTGAVSPSMMKHTGPAKVYDCQDDAIAGIMNGDVKSGDVVVIRYEGPRGGPGMPEMLSPTSAIMGRGLGDSVALITDGRFSGGSRGACVGHVSPEAADRGPIAAVQTGDMITIDIPGRTMSVALDDETIRQRIEALPEFEPKIKKGYLARYARMVTSANTGAVLTTNF; from the coding sequence ATGAGATCTGACACCATAAAAAAAGGGTTCGAAAAAGCTCCGCATCGCAGCCTGCTCAAAGCTACCGGCGCTATTTCGACAAGAGACGATTATTCAAAGCCTTTTATCGGCATCTGCAACTCCTTCAACGAGCTGATTCCCGGCCACGCGCATTTGCAGGAGCTGGGCCGCATCGCCAAGGAGGCTGTGCGCGAGGCGGGCGGAGTGCCGTTCGAGTTCAACACCATCGGCGTCTGCGACGGCATTGCGATGGGCCACGTCGGTATGCGCTACTCGCTGGCCAGCCGCGAGTTGATTGCAGACTCGGTTGAGACCGTGGTCGAAGCGCACCGCCTGGACGGACTGGTCTGCATTCCAAACTGCGACAAGATCACCCCCGGCATGATGATGGGCGCGCTCCGCACGAACGTGCCGGTCATCTTCGTTTCCGGCGGTCCGATGAGTGCCGGCCACACGCCCTCCGGCAAAACGGTCGATCTGATCTCGGTGTTCGAGGCGGTCGGCCAGTGCAGCACCGGAGAAATCACGGAGGACGAACTCCAGACCATCGAAGAGTGTGGCTGCCCCGGTTGCGGCTCCTGCTCCGGCATGTTCACCGCCAACTCGATGAACTGCCTCTGCGAGGCGCTCGGCTTCGCCTTGCCCGGCAACGGCACAATCCTTGCCGCCGATCCTCGCCGTAACGAGCTGGTCAAAGCCGCCGCCGGGCGCATCGTCGATCTGGTCAACAAAGATGTGCGCCCGCGCTCCATTCTGTCGCGCCAGTCGATGCTCAACGCCTTCGCGCTCGACCTGGCGATGGGCGGCAGCACCAACACGATTCTGCACACGCTGGCCATCGCAAGCGAAGCCGAACTCGAGTTCGACTTCTCGGAGCTGAACGATCTGTCGGCCAAAACGCCCTACATCTGCAAGGTGAGCCCGGCAACGACTGAGGTGCACATCGAGGATGTGGATCGCGCGGGAGGCATTTCGGCGATTCTGAAAGAGCTGTCGAAGGTCGAGGGCCTGCTCGATCTGTCCGCACCGACCGTCACCGGCAAGACGCTCGGCGAAAACATTGCTGACGCCGAGGTGCTCGACCGCTCGGTCATCCGCTCGGTTGAGGAGCCCTACTCGGCCACCGGCGGCCTCGCAGTGCTCTACGGGAACCTTGCGCCGAACGGTTCGGTTGTCAAGACCGGAGCTGTGAGCCCTTCGATGATGAAGCACACCGGCCCGGCCAAAGTCTACGACTGCCAGGACGACGCCATCGCAGGCATCATGAATGGTGACGTCAAATCGGGCGACGTGGTGGTGATCCGCTACGAAGGCCCGCGCGGCGGCCCCGGCATGCCTGAAATGCTCTCGCCGACAAGCGCCATCATGGGCCGTGGCCTTGGCGACTCGGTCGCGCTGATTACAGATGGACGTTTCTCCGGTGGATCGCGCGGAGCTTGCGTAGGCCACGTATCGCCCGAAGCTGCTGACCGCGGCCCGATCGCGGCGGTACAGACCGGCGACATGATCACCATCGACATTCCGGGGCGCACCATGAGCGTCGCTCTGGATGACGAAACCATCCGGCAGCGCATCGAGGCTCTTCCGGAATTCGAACCGAAAATCAAGAAAGGGTATCTGGCACGGTACGCGCGAATGGTCACATCGGCCAACACTGGCGCCGTCCTGACAACAAACTTTTAA
- a CDS encoding DUF92 domain-containing protein: protein MVSIQPPSGQDLPSFFLLLTLVGSFLLLGELLTRKFSVNSLVVRKVTHLSMGVVMFFIPAYFSSNFYPLIASLLLAGVGLLSLKSGLLSSLHAEPLMNEDGKPVPSYGPVLFPMIFFLQALVLWNEHVWILQTSMLVLGVSDALAALVGTASGGAHLDGFGNNRKTLQGSAAMFVSSLLILSISLLVFQPFFTGGLVGQPVWMLLCLALLLALLATAVEALFSYGLDNLFIPVSIAYVLYVIEVSHIATVEGFLLGGVFALLLALFSVVVKFLNNSGATATFLLGTTIFGIGGLVWTVPLLTFYLLSSILSKLGRKRKARFDLVFEKGSQRDAGQVYANGGIAWLMMAIYSLSGDPYIFFAYLGTLAAVQADTWATEIGTMWPNPKARLITTFKEVPVGTSGGVSIPGTSASFVGSLLICSSAALMNVSWINQVGIIQSLLVIGVAGLMASLVDSFFGATVQAQYYDPIRKKVTERTHSIASDGSRVTNELLKGYHFVNNDLVNTLCAISGSVVAYLAVRNLASF, encoded by the coding sequence ATGGTGAGTATCCAACCTCCTTCCGGACAGGATCTGCCCTCTTTTTTTCTGCTGCTGACGTTGGTTGGCTCTTTCCTTCTGCTCGGTGAACTGCTGACCCGGAAGTTTTCGGTCAACTCGCTTGTGGTCAGAAAGGTGACCCATCTGAGCATGGGGGTTGTTATGTTTTTTATTCCCGCCTATTTCAGTTCTAACTTTTATCCCCTGATTGCTTCACTCTTGCTTGCTGGTGTTGGTCTCTTGAGCCTCAAATCCGGATTGTTGAGTTCGTTGCATGCCGAGCCGCTCATGAATGAGGACGGCAAGCCGGTGCCGAGTTATGGCCCGGTGCTCTTTCCGATGATCTTTTTTTTGCAAGCACTTGTGCTGTGGAATGAGCATGTCTGGATTCTCCAAACTTCGATGCTGGTGCTTGGTGTCAGTGACGCCTTGGCTGCACTGGTAGGTACGGCCTCCGGTGGAGCGCATCTCGACGGGTTTGGCAATAACCGCAAAACCCTTCAGGGGTCGGCTGCCATGTTTGTTTCCAGCTTGCTTATCTTATCTATTTCGCTACTGGTGTTCCAGCCCTTCTTCACCGGCGGTCTTGTCGGTCAGCCGGTATGGATGCTGCTATGCCTTGCGCTGCTGCTTGCCCTGCTCGCGACGGCAGTCGAGGCTCTCTTTTCCTACGGTCTTGATAACCTGTTCATTCCGGTTTCGATTGCCTATGTGCTGTATGTGATCGAGGTGAGCCACATTGCTACGGTGGAAGGATTTCTGCTCGGTGGTGTGTTCGCCCTTCTCTTGGCGCTGTTTTCGGTTGTGGTCAAGTTCCTCAACAACAGCGGTGCAACGGCTACCTTTCTGCTTGGCACAACCATTTTCGGTATCGGTGGTCTGGTCTGGACGGTGCCGCTTCTGACGTTTTACCTGCTCTCCTCGATTCTCTCCAAGCTCGGCCGGAAACGCAAGGCGCGGTTCGATCTGGTTTTCGAGAAAGGCTCACAGCGTGATGCCGGCCAGGTTTACGCAAATGGTGGCATTGCCTGGCTCATGATGGCAATCTACTCGCTGTCAGGTGATCCCTATATCTTTTTTGCTTACCTCGGCACGCTGGCAGCTGTTCAGGCCGATACCTGGGCGACCGAAATCGGCACGATGTGGCCCAATCCGAAAGCACGGCTGATTACCACCTTCAAGGAGGTGCCGGTGGGAACCTCCGGCGGTGTGTCTATTCCAGGCACCTCGGCTTCGTTTGTCGGCTCGCTTTTGATCTGTTCGAGCGCTGCGTTGATGAACGTTTCGTGGATCAATCAGGTAGGCATTATACAGTCGCTGCTGGTGATCGGCGTTGCAGGTCTGATGGCCAGTCTGGTGGACAGCTTTTTCGGGGCGACGGTGCAGGCGCAGTACTACGATCCTATCCGCAAAAAAGTGACGGAACGCACGCACAGCATCGCTTCCGATGGCAGTCGTGTAACGAATGAATTGCTAAAAGGATACCATTTTGTTAACAACGATCTGGTCAATACATTGTGTGCCATATCGGGTTCCGTGGTTGCCTATCTGGCCGTGCGTAACCTGGCATCTTTCTGA
- the tolQ gene encoding protein TolQ has translation MPEQVSGGIVSMIAGSGPVVLMVLLILVLFSILSWAIIAWKFGMVRKSKKESQDFLDSFFELQNTDRLFATSESFRSGSLPRVFRAGYIEYSSMRNRGDDARLKEHIRRAVKREVNTESKRLSRLVPFLATVGNTAPFIGLFGTVWGIMSSFQNIGLMKSASLAAVAPGISEALVATATGLVAAIPAVIGYNYLTSEIGQIERDLEDFVPDFVESYLNQQ, from the coding sequence ATGCCTGAACAAGTCAGTGGCGGAATCGTTTCAATGATTGCAGGCTCCGGGCCTGTGGTGCTGATGGTCCTGTTGATCCTGGTGCTGTTTTCCATCCTCTCGTGGGCAATTATCGCCTGGAAGTTTGGCATGGTCAGGAAGTCGAAGAAGGAGTCGCAGGATTTTCTCGACTCTTTTTTTGAGCTGCAAAATACCGATCGTCTCTTTGCCACCAGTGAGAGTTTCCGGAGCGGTTCGCTGCCCAGAGTGTTTCGTGCCGGATACATCGAATACAGCTCGATGCGTAACCGGGGAGATGATGCTCGGTTGAAAGAGCATATCAGGCGAGCTGTGAAGCGGGAGGTCAATACCGAAAGCAAACGTCTGAGCCGTCTGGTGCCGTTTCTTGCCACGGTTGGCAATACGGCACCCTTTATCGGTCTGTTCGGTACCGTGTGGGGCATCATGAGCTCCTTTCAAAATATCGGCCTCATGAAGTCCGCTTCACTGGCGGCGGTTGCGCCGGGTATTTCCGAAGCCTTGGTGGCTACGGCTACAGGTCTTGTCGCGGCTATTCCGGCGGTGATCGGCTACAACTATCTTACCAGCGAAATCGGTCAGATCGAGAGAGACCTGGAGGATTTCGTGCCCGATTTCGTCGAATCGTACCTCAATCAGCAGTAA
- the tolR gene encoding protein TolR: MMTGQKTRLMSEINVTPFVDVMLVLLIIFMVTAPMMTSGMKVDVPQTTHERMDIDPKGLVVSVNASRKVMINDYQLDASELADRLPKILESMKADEVYLKADRTLPYGFVMSVMASIREAGVEKIGMVTEPGDSNHQER; this comes from the coding sequence ATGATGACCGGACAGAAAACAAGGCTCATGAGCGAAATCAACGTGACGCCGTTTGTTGACGTCATGCTGGTGCTGCTTATCATTTTCATGGTGACTGCGCCCATGATGACCAGCGGCATGAAGGTCGATGTGCCGCAGACGACGCATGAGCGTATGGATATCGATCCCAAAGGGCTTGTGGTGAGCGTCAATGCTTCCCGCAAGGTGATGATCAACGACTACCAGCTCGATGCTTCGGAGCTGGCCGATCGTCTGCCGAAGATTCTGGAATCCATGAAGGCTGATGAGGTCTATCTCAAGGCTGACCGCACGCTTCCTTACGGTTTTGTTATGTCAGTCATGGCATCGATCAGGGAAGCTGGAGTGGAAAAGATCGGTATGGTGACAGAGCCCGGGGACTCGAATCATCAAGAACGCTGA
- a CDS encoding TonB C-terminal domain-containing protein yields the protein MQSRDELRLEERRFYVWLGVAAAAHLALIAVVVFFQLLYVRMHPPLKVVNVSLVSMPGRPGPAGGPKSIPASPAEAPEAKASEAEPPAVKKVPEPSQPKPEPKVAKPATVKKIPEKTLVAKPPEQSPKKPEVSDERKNLQATLDKLKKSEAKQQGAASSGPSNLSSTLAKLQKQVASEGGGTASSGSGSGAGGGRYGSGGGGAFDPYKAEIAGIIQDNWSFSNQMVRSTSGMEVYVFIYIMPDGSVSQTRYDRKSTSEYLNSSVRRALEKSAPFPPLPKEYGTKGLWVGFVFTPQGINQ from the coding sequence ATGCAATCAAGGGATGAACTGAGACTGGAAGAACGGCGGTTTTACGTCTGGCTTGGCGTTGCAGCAGCTGCGCACCTGGCGCTTATTGCCGTCGTTGTATTTTTCCAGCTTCTCTATGTCCGGATGCATCCGCCGCTGAAAGTGGTTAACGTGTCTCTGGTTTCAATGCCCGGACGTCCTGGCCCTGCCGGCGGACCGAAAAGCATCCCGGCTTCACCCGCAGAAGCTCCGGAAGCAAAAGCGTCCGAAGCGGAGCCGCCTGCCGTGAAAAAGGTTCCTGAGCCTTCGCAACCCAAACCGGAACCCAAGGTTGCCAAGCCAGCGACGGTCAAGAAAATTCCTGAAAAGACTCTGGTTGCCAAGCCTCCCGAGCAGTCTCCGAAAAAGCCGGAAGTTTCCGATGAGCGCAAAAATCTTCAGGCCACGCTTGACAAACTGAAAAAAAGTGAAGCCAAGCAGCAGGGCGCAGCTTCCAGCGGTCCGTCCAATCTCAGCAGCACTTTGGCAAAGCTCCAGAAGCAGGTGGCTTCTGAAGGTGGCGGGACGGCTTCGTCCGGCTCCGGTTCGGGAGCAGGAGGCGGCAGGTATGGCAGCGGTGGTGGAGGCGCGTTTGATCCTTACAAGGCTGAAATTGCCGGAATTATTCAGGATAACTGGTCTTTTTCAAACCAGATGGTTAGGAGCACTTCGGGCATGGAGGTCTATGTTTTCATCTATATCATGCCGGATGGTTCGGTCAGCCAGACTCGGTACGATCGGAAATCGACGAGTGAATATCTGAACAGCTCTGTCCGGCGTGCGCTTGAAAAATCTGCTCCATTTCCACCTCTTCCGAAGGAGTACGGTACTAAAGGTCTTTGGGTAGGGTTTGTCTTTACTCCACAAGGTATCAACCAGTAA
- the tolB gene encoding Tol-Pal system beta propeller repeat protein TolB, which translates to MKTARISSVRTLIALFCLFMVPFTIRAEEVNEYIAIRKEGSGRISIILDHLKSNGGKESEWARSLDSTIQGGLDFTGLFNLMPAPLNIRNAQNGALNLGAVRSIGADVFVGGSVTKQSGDPAMQMQVWDVTGKLLLNRKYSGQDKALRDIGLRFCADLVEMLTGKRSVFGTKMVFVSNSTGQKEIYMCDFDGTNIRQLTNTKSISLTPSVSPDGRFLAWTDFSSGRPDLYIKNLSTGSTVSVKKQGVCISPAWRPGTNECATTLSYEGSQDLYLIRADGTVARRLTRGHSIEVSPSFSPDGSKMAFVSTREGPPQIFIQDLSSGSVRRLTYSGTYNTQPSWSPSGDKILYSSLQKNGEINIFMINVDGSNLLQLTSGARNNEYPSWSPDGSMIVFSSTRAGSRKLYVMNVDGTNQRPLLNMKGEQQQPSWSIRN; encoded by the coding sequence ATGAAAACCGCCAGGATTTCTTCAGTTCGTACTCTTATTGCCCTTTTTTGCCTTTTTATGGTCCCTTTTACCATCAGGGCGGAGGAGGTAAACGAGTATATCGCCATCCGCAAGGAGGGGAGTGGCAGAATTTCGATCATTCTCGACCATCTCAAGTCCAACGGCGGCAAGGAATCCGAATGGGCCAGAAGTCTGGACAGCACCATCCAGGGTGGGCTTGATTTTACCGGTTTGTTCAACCTTATGCCGGCGCCACTGAATATCCGGAATGCGCAGAATGGTGCTTTGAATCTCGGCGCTGTCAGGTCGATTGGCGCCGATGTGTTTGTCGGCGGCAGCGTGACGAAGCAGAGCGGCGATCCGGCCATGCAGATGCAGGTGTGGGATGTTACCGGCAAGCTGCTGCTCAATCGGAAATATAGTGGCCAGGACAAGGCGCTTCGCGATATCGGTTTGCGTTTCTGCGCCGATCTGGTCGAGATGCTTACCGGTAAACGGTCGGTCTTTGGCACCAAAATGGTTTTTGTATCAAATAGCACCGGCCAGAAAGAGATTTATATGTGCGATTTCGACGGGACGAACATCCGTCAGCTTACCAATACGAAGTCGATTTCACTTACGCCCTCAGTATCGCCAGATGGGAGGTTTCTTGCCTGGACTGATTTTTCAAGCGGCCGTCCCGATCTCTACATCAAAAATCTTTCCACCGGCTCGACGGTTTCGGTTAAAAAGCAGGGCGTTTGTATCAGTCCGGCCTGGCGTCCCGGCACCAACGAGTGTGCTACAACCCTGTCTTACGAAGGTTCACAAGACCTTTATCTTATCAGGGCTGACGGGACTGTCGCTCGCCGATTGACCAGGGGGCACAGTATCGAGGTCTCTCCGAGTTTTTCACCTGATGGTTCCAAAATGGCGTTTGTCTCGACCCGGGAAGGCCCTCCGCAGATTTTCATTCAGGATCTTTCAAGTGGAAGCGTCAGGCGGCTTACCTACAGCGGCACCTACAATACCCAGCCGTCCTGGTCGCCATCTGGCGATAAAATCTTGTACTCGTCCCTGCAAAAGAACGGTGAAATCAATATATTTATGATCAATGTCGATGGTTCAAATCTGCTTCAATTGACCAGCGGCGCAAGGAATAATGAGTACCCCTCATGGTCACCCGATGGAAGCATGATTGTTTTTTCATCAACCCGGGCCGGCTCGAGAAAATTATATGTTATGAATGTCGACGGGACCAACCAGCGGCCCTTGCTCAATATGAAGGGTGAGCAGCAGCAGCCGTCATGGTCGATCAGGAATTAA
- the pal gene encoding peptidoglycan-associated lipoprotein Pal, translating into MTPVKAITRALYVPAVLFLGACCCHYPYNKQAAPPPPVASAPAPAPAPVKSVMLGDIFFDFDRSIITPESQAQLRDNAEWMAQNKSKSLVCEGHCDERGTAEYNMALGERRAESAKESLMSLGVSGDRLSTISYGEEKPFAIGHDEAAWSQNRRVHFVEK; encoded by the coding sequence ATGACCCCTGTTAAAGCGATCACCAGAGCCCTGTACGTTCCGGCAGTGCTGTTTCTCGGCGCTTGCTGTTGTCACTATCCGTATAACAAGCAAGCCGCTCCTCCTCCGCCTGTCGCTTCGGCACCAGCTCCGGCACCAGCACCTGTGAAATCCGTCATGCTTGGAGATATTTTCTTCGATTTTGATCGTTCCATTATCACTCCTGAAAGCCAGGCACAGCTGAGGGACAATGCCGAGTGGATGGCTCAGAACAAGAGCAAGAGCCTCGTGTGCGAGGGGCATTGCGACGAGCGCGGAACCGCGGAATACAACATGGCTCTCGGTGAGCGCAGGGCGGAGTCGGCCAAAGAGTCACTGATGAGTCTCGGCGTGAGCGGGGATCGTCTTTCCACGATCAGCTATGGAGAGGAAAAACCGTTCGCAATCGGCCATGACGAGGCGGCCTGGTCACAGAACAGAAGAGTGCATTTCGTAGAGAAATAA
- the pal gene encoding peptidoglycan-associated lipoprotein Pal: MRHTLPGFIGAAMIILAGCSSKSAVSTSGDASGAGYGAGADGATSGVTVENLSGDNAVAGAVIGDIFFDFDSSALSDEAQEQLKQNAAWMEKNPLVNATIQGHCDERGTDEYNLALGERRATAAKEYLITAGVSAGRLTAVSFGEEMPFDPGHNEEAWAKNRRDHFITK; the protein is encoded by the coding sequence ATGAGACACACATTACCTGGTTTTATCGGTGCTGCCATGATTATTCTGGCGGGTTGTTCTTCGAAAAGTGCGGTATCGACCTCTGGAGACGCTTCAGGTGCCGGGTATGGAGCTGGGGCTGACGGTGCCACATCGGGTGTAACCGTTGAGAATCTTTCGGGTGACAACGCTGTTGCCGGTGCAGTTATTGGGGATATTTTCTTTGATTTCGACAGTTCAGCCCTGAGTGACGAAGCTCAAGAGCAATTGAAGCAGAATGCCGCATGGATGGAGAAAAATCCTCTGGTCAATGCAACCATCCAGGGACATTGCGACGAACGTGGTACCGATGAATACAACCTGGCGCTCGGCGAACGCCGTGCCACTGCTGCTAAAGAGTATCTGATTACTGCCGGTGTCAGCGCAGGCCGTCTTACAGCGGTAAGTTTTGGCGAGGAAATGCCTTTTGATCCCGGCCACAATGAAGAGGCTTGGGCTAAAAATAGACGGGATCATTTCATTACGAAATAA
- the ybgF gene encoding tol-pal system protein YbgF: protein MMKKRSFLFLPFVLLSACASQNDLSYVQGQVSQLKQESQTIKQQSAGSYSEMTQYREDIARLRGSINELQYNYQSAMKRLDMEDSLQVSKTNELENRIARIEKYIGLASPEGQSNTPLPPVVKAPVQPGVPVSKPSASEASMSENLLSEGLLLMEKKDYNSARERFKEFMSKNPNSPKVSDAQFYLAESYYEEQWYEKAILEYQVVIAKYTKSAKRPAALYKQGLAFEQIGDKANAKARYRDVVNLYSKTPEARLAKKKMDAN, encoded by the coding sequence ATGATGAAAAAACGATCTTTTTTGTTTTTGCCGTTTGTGCTCCTCTCGGCATGTGCGTCACAGAATGATCTGAGCTATGTGCAGGGACAGGTTTCCCAATTGAAGCAGGAGTCCCAGACGATCAAACAGCAATCGGCGGGCTCTTACTCGGAAATGACCCAATATCGAGAGGACATTGCGCGGCTTCGCGGCTCGATCAACGAGTTGCAGTACAACTATCAGAGCGCGATGAAGCGGCTTGATATGGAAGACTCTCTGCAGGTCAGTAAGACCAATGAGCTTGAAAACAGAATTGCAAGGATAGAGAAATATATCGGGCTTGCTTCACCAGAGGGGCAATCGAATACTCCACTACCACCTGTAGTTAAAGCGCCTGTTCAGCCCGGAGTGCCTGTATCCAAACCTTCCGCATCTGAAGCTTCTATGAGCGAGAATTTGCTCAGTGAAGGTCTTCTCCTGATGGAGAAAAAGGATTATAACAGCGCACGTGAGCGTTTCAAGGAGTTCATGTCAAAGAACCCCAATTCTCCGAAAGTTTCCGATGCGCAGTTCTACCTCGCTGAAAGCTATTATGAAGAGCAGTGGTATGAAAAGGCCATTCTTGAATACCAGGTTGTGATCGCCAAATACACCAAAAGCGCTAAACGGCCCGCTGCGCTGTACAAGCAGGGGCTTGCGTTCGAGCAGATCGGGGATAAGGCCAATGCCAAGGCTCGTTACAGGGATGTGGTAAATCTTTATTCCAAAACTCCGGAAGCCCGGCTCGCCAAAAAGAAGATGGACGCAAATTAG
- the pscD gene encoding photosystem P840 reaction center protein PscD — translation MEPQLSRPETASNQVRKSVSGPWSGNAAHKAEKYFITSAKRDRNDRLQIELVPTSGRRKLSPTPEMIRRLIDGEIEIFVLTTQPDIAIDMNKQVIDMENRYVIDFDKRGIKWTMRDIPVFYREGKGLCVELDRRIYTLDEFFK, via the coding sequence ATGGAGCCTCAGCTCAGCCGTCCAGAAACCGCATCCAACCAGGTTCGCAAATCAGTATCAGGCCCTTGGTCTGGAAATGCGGCTCACAAAGCAGAAAAGTATTTCATTACCTCGGCCAAACGTGATCGGAATGACAGGCTCCAGATTGAGCTTGTTCCGACATCCGGTCGCAGGAAACTCTCTCCGACCCCGGAGATGATTCGCAGACTCATCGACGGCGAAATCGAGATTTTTGTACTCACCACGCAGCCTGACATCGCCATCGACATGAACAAGCAGGTCATCGATATGGAAAACCGCTATGTGATTGATTTCGACAAGCGCGGAATCAAGTGGACGATGCGGGATATTCCTGTGTTCTACCGTGAGGGTAAGGGATTGTGCGTCGAGCTCGATCGCAGAATTTATACTCTGGATGAGTTTTTCAAGTAA